A genome region from Coraliomargarita parva includes the following:
- a CDS encoding S24/S26 family peptidase produces the protein MLLSMRYALLGTLFFAALFLLSACNTTSSGSTTTFAPIKYDEAFKLGQMVKFNDSGLYMARTSGTSMEPVLTKNTIIVVRPIDFEDLEVGMIVGYLNKDGYQVLHQLIRKAGKDAWVAKGINNVTEDKDRVTPKNLVGVLYTVLYNEASQKAPR, from the coding sequence ATGCTCCTTTCTATGCGCTATGCTTTGCTGGGAACTCTTTTTTTTGCCGCTCTATTTTTGCTTTCTGCCTGCAATACGACGAGTTCGGGTAGCACGACGACCTTTGCTCCGATTAAGTACGATGAAGCCTTCAAATTGGGGCAAATGGTGAAGTTTAATGATAGTGGTCTTTATATGGCGCGTACCAGCGGGACCTCGATGGAGCCAGTCCTGACCAAGAATACGATTATCGTGGTTCGGCCGATCGATTTTGAAGACCTTGAGGTTGGAATGATTGTGGGCTACTTGAATAAGGATGGCTACCAAGTGCTCCATCAGTTGATCCGGAAGGCGGGTAAGGATGCCTGGGTCGCGAAAGGGATCAATAATGTGACCGAGGATAAGGATCGGGTGACGCCGAAGAACCTGGTGGGGGTCTTGTATACAGTGCTTTATAATGAAGCTTCGCAGAAGGCTCCACGCTAG
- a CDS encoding response regulator, which translates to MTQLLSTPKQRYDNELYTDQDMKKVVVIEDQTILRDLICQLVEGYTSMQVIAHTGDGAEGLELCLQHNPDLIILDIMLPNLNGSEVLRRLKAKNPKLNILIFSAASSNSMVNRLLKAGVTGYIEKDAGLEELEKAINLVADGRSYFSPRVVEAMRELMVSGGQDDSLESLTSREREIIQLIAESYSNKEIAAKLGMSVRTADTHRTNIMKKLDLHDVAALTRWAIANKLVDPVGGNMSME; encoded by the coding sequence ATGACACAGCTACTATCAACCCCCAAGCAGCGTTACGACAACGAGCTCTACACTGACCAAGACATGAAAAAAGTAGTCGTCATCGAGGATCAAACGATTCTCCGCGATCTCATCTGCCAACTGGTGGAGGGCTATACCTCCATGCAAGTCATAGCGCACACCGGGGACGGTGCCGAAGGCTTGGAGCTGTGCCTCCAGCACAACCCGGATTTGATCATCCTGGACATCATGCTGCCCAACCTGAACGGTAGCGAAGTGCTTCGCCGCCTCAAGGCCAAGAACCCGAAGCTGAACATTCTAATTTTCTCAGCCGCCTCCTCCAACAGCATGGTCAATCGCCTCCTCAAGGCAGGAGTGACTGGCTACATTGAGAAGGATGCCGGCCTCGAAGAACTGGAAAAAGCCATCAATCTGGTGGCCGACGGCCGTTCTTACTTCAGCCCCCGCGTGGTCGAAGCCATGCGAGAGCTCATGGTCAGCGGCGGTCAAGACGACTCACTCGAGTCCCTCACCTCCCGCGAGCGCGAAATCATCCAGCTAATCGCCGAGAGCTACAGCAACAAGGAAATCGCCGCCAAGCTTGGCATGAGCGTCCGCACCGCCGATACACACCGCACGAACATCATGAAAAAGCTCGACCTGCATGATGTCGCCGCCCTCACCCGCTGGGCGATCGCCAACAAGCTGGTAGATCCCGTAGGCGGTAACATGAGCATGGAGTAA
- a CDS encoding ribonucleoside-diphosphate reductase subunit alpha, producing the protein MIQKISFEEDLELKRYTSTPKDKKPRFDWGTVISPDRFNGRDIKIESEGGERAFNLAEIADTIGAALTDLLLSRQEEEIFTEVNQQFVAKIAETVGEVLAEQIDKGRALTLSTHDIHLLIEKALIENDAHDVAKSLVFGRGKVEERAPVSMRLIRRNGQVVPWSESKIEIAVRKSFLSLHLDSSPAVDIARAVTDRLSNDGKAFVNIEDVQDAVQEEMMRQGQFKVAEAYILYRAHRARVREESALTEIDESQQESMIVVTDENGENTFWDGVDLKRRIDFAIIGLDLNLNADEIEAELRRSLYPEMKREDLKKTIILNAKSLIERDADFARFAGRILLSYIYEEVLDWDIVRDGVSSLKEAHRRGLKPYLKRAIEIERVHPKLLDFDLDRIGEALDPSADLDFDYLGVQTMYDRYLIVDKTGKKHRRLEVPQYFWIRVSMGLFHHEKSDREGYAISLYNLYKSRRFCSSTPTLFNSGTLHSQLSSCYLYKVDDSIESIMHRGIADNAFLSKWAGGLGGSWTSVRGTGSFIKGTNGESQGVIPFLKLHNDQLVAVNQGGKRRGSGCAYLESWHNDIDDFLELRKNTGDDRRRTHDMNTANWIPDLFMKRMEAREDWTLLRSNECPDLHDLYGKAFEDRYCAYEAMAERGEIFGKKIPAIELWKNMLRMIFETGHPWITFKDPCNVRSPQDHAGVIHSSNLCTEITLNTSEEETAVCNLGSVVLDSHLDKDGNLDHEKLRDTIRIAVRALDNVIDINFYPTKAAQTANSRHRPIGLGVMGLQNALFRKDIAFASQAAVDFNDEFMEAIAYYAYEASSDLAAEHGTYSTYKGSKWDRGLMPQDTLDLLEQERGVEIQVPRAGKMDWKPLREKITRQGMRNSNVLAIAPTATISNIMGTSPCIEPTYKNLFVKSNLSGDFIVLNGELVRDLKRRGLWDKEMLDQVKYFDGELDSVEGVPEDLRAKYKTAFTIDYKYFIDAAARRQKWIDQSQSVNLFLPSPDIKTLSHMYRDAWHKGLKTTYYLRTLGASNIEKATTSVKKEVRGRAGQAEAPVEKKKEYTPEQVKACSLEAMMNGGECEACQ; encoded by the coding sequence ATGATCCAGAAAATCTCCTTCGAAGAAGACCTCGAACTCAAGCGCTACACCTCCACACCCAAAGACAAAAAGCCCCGATTCGACTGGGGTACTGTAATTAGTCCGGACCGGTTCAACGGCCGCGATATCAAGATCGAATCGGAAGGCGGCGAGCGCGCCTTCAATCTGGCCGAGATCGCGGACACGATCGGTGCCGCTCTGACCGACCTGCTTCTTTCCCGCCAGGAAGAGGAGATTTTCACGGAGGTGAACCAGCAGTTTGTGGCCAAGATCGCCGAGACTGTCGGTGAAGTGTTGGCCGAGCAGATCGACAAGGGGCGTGCGTTGACGCTCTCCACTCACGATATCCATCTGCTTATTGAAAAGGCGCTGATCGAGAACGACGCCCATGATGTCGCCAAAAGCCTGGTCTTCGGTCGCGGCAAGGTCGAGGAACGCGCGCCGGTATCCATGCGTCTGATACGCCGTAACGGGCAGGTCGTTCCTTGGAGCGAGTCCAAGATTGAGATTGCGGTGCGCAAGTCATTCCTGTCCCTGCATCTCGATTCCAGCCCGGCGGTCGACATTGCGCGCGCCGTGACGGACCGTCTCAGCAACGATGGCAAGGCCTTTGTCAATATCGAGGATGTGCAGGACGCGGTTCAGGAGGAGATGATGCGTCAGGGCCAATTCAAGGTGGCCGAAGCTTACATCCTCTACCGGGCCCACCGCGCACGTGTCCGCGAGGAAAGCGCACTGACCGAGATCGATGAGTCCCAGCAGGAGTCCATGATCGTCGTGACCGACGAAAACGGGGAGAATACATTCTGGGATGGTGTCGACCTGAAGCGACGCATTGACTTCGCCATCATTGGCCTGGACCTTAACCTCAACGCCGATGAGATAGAGGCCGAACTCCGCCGCTCGCTCTATCCCGAGATGAAGCGTGAGGACTTGAAAAAGACCATTATCCTCAATGCCAAGTCGCTAATCGAGCGGGATGCCGATTTCGCACGTTTTGCCGGGCGGATTCTCCTGTCCTACATCTATGAGGAAGTACTTGACTGGGATATCGTTCGAGACGGTGTCAGCAGTTTGAAAGAAGCGCACCGCCGCGGCCTGAAGCCGTACCTGAAGCGTGCGATCGAGATCGAGCGGGTACACCCGAAGCTCCTCGATTTCGACCTGGACCGAATCGGCGAAGCGCTCGATCCCTCGGCCGATTTGGACTTCGATTATCTCGGGGTGCAGACGATGTACGACCGCTACCTGATTGTTGACAAGACGGGCAAGAAGCACCGTCGTCTGGAAGTGCCGCAGTATTTCTGGATCCGCGTGTCCATGGGGCTCTTCCATCACGAGAAGTCGGACCGCGAAGGCTATGCGATCAGTTTGTACAATCTCTATAAGAGCCGTCGTTTCTGCTCCTCTACGCCGACGCTGTTCAACTCAGGCACCCTGCATTCGCAGCTGTCATCCTGCTATCTCTACAAGGTGGACGATAGCATCGAGTCGATCATGCACCGCGGTATCGCCGATAACGCCTTCCTTTCGAAGTGGGCGGGCGGCCTTGGCGGTTCCTGGACTTCCGTGCGCGGTACCGGCAGCTTCATCAAGGGCACGAACGGTGAAAGCCAGGGCGTGATCCCTTTCCTTAAATTGCACAACGACCAGCTTGTCGCAGTGAACCAGGGCGGCAAACGTCGTGGTTCCGGATGTGCCTATCTGGAGTCCTGGCACAACGATATCGACGACTTTCTCGAGCTTCGCAAAAATACCGGGGACGACCGCCGCCGTACCCACGACATGAATACGGCTAACTGGATTCCGGACCTGTTCATGAAGCGGATGGAGGCCCGTGAGGATTGGACGCTGCTCCGTTCGAACGAGTGTCCGGACTTGCACGACCTCTACGGGAAGGCCTTCGAAGATCGCTATTGCGCATACGAGGCGATGGCCGAACGCGGTGAAATCTTCGGCAAAAAGATTCCTGCGATCGAGCTTTGGAAGAATATGCTTCGCATGATCTTCGAGACGGGGCACCCGTGGATCACTTTCAAGGATCCCTGCAACGTCCGCAGCCCGCAAGACCATGCCGGGGTGATTCACAGTTCCAACCTTTGCACTGAGATTACGCTCAATACCAGCGAGGAGGAAACCGCGGTTTGTAACCTGGGCTCGGTTGTACTCGACTCGCACCTCGATAAGGACGGCAACCTCGACCACGAAAAGTTGCGCGATACGATCCGCATTGCGGTGCGCGCCCTCGACAATGTCATCGACATCAACTTCTACCCGACCAAAGCGGCGCAAACGGCCAATAGCCGTCACCGACCGATCGGTCTCGGTGTGATGGGCTTGCAGAATGCGCTGTTCCGGAAGGACATCGCTTTTGCCTCGCAAGCTGCGGTTGACTTCAACGACGAGTTCATGGAGGCCATCGCCTACTATGCCTACGAAGCGTCTTCCGACCTCGCCGCTGAGCATGGCACCTACAGCACGTACAAGGGTTCCAAATGGGATCGTGGCTTGATGCCGCAGGATACGCTCGACCTGCTCGAGCAGGAGCGTGGTGTGGAAATTCAGGTGCCGCGTGCCGGCAAAATGGATTGGAAGCCGCTGCGTGAGAAGATCACAAGGCAGGGGATGCGCAATTCCAACGTTCTGGCGATCGCTCCGACCGCGACGATCTCGAACATCATGGGCACTTCGCCCTGTATCGAGCCGACCTACAAGAACCTCTTTGTGAAGAGCAACCTGTCCGGAGATTTCATCGTTCTCAATGGTGAACTGGTTCGTGACCTCAAACGCCGCGGACTCTGGGACAAGGAGATGCTCGACCAGGTGAAGTATTTCGACGGTGAGCTTGATTCGGTCGAAGGTGTGCCGGAAGACCTGCGTGCGAAGTACAAGACCGCATTCACGATCGACTATAAGTACTTCATTGATGCGGCTGCCCGACGTCAGAAGTGGATCGACCAGTCGCAGTCGGTGAACCTCTTCCTGCCTTCGCCGGACATCAAGACCCTTTCGCACATGTATCGTGATGCGTGGCACAAGGGACTGAAGACGACTTACTATCTGCGCACGCTCGGTGCTTCCAATATTGAGAAGGCAACCACCAGTGTGAAGAAGGAGGTTCGCGGACGTGCCGGCCAGGCGGAAGCCCCGGTTGAAAAGAAGAAGGAGTACACGCCGGAGCAAGTGAAGGCATGCTCGCTCGAAGCCATGATGAACGGCGGCGAGTGTGAGGCTTGCCAGTAA
- a CDS encoding ribonucleotide-diphosphate reductase subunit beta has product MEKTYTIGNKTFVLDQAKAEEAFAAKKIINGRDTMFFNILPLKYQWAYDLYKTMKNNHWEPEDIPMQKDVELWRSNDLPDVERWIIKMAIGYFSAAEGIVGDNIQHVTRELVTAPELKLVLGRHAHEENIHADSLVYMISSLGINPHECEAMFEDIPTIEKKTAFVVNNSRSLRRDMNLDSTEDKQAFAKNMFIFGQCMEGTQFYGLFGMVLSLYRQNKFPGIGQMFRYTMRDESNHIEVFRNLLMDLIEENEDVWTPAFREELRDLMREAVALEQEFIRDCLPVNAVGLSADEFCQYIDYIADRRLEGVGLAPLKPGTSNPFPWLAEMMDIKKEQNFFEGRVTEYQKASALGSIDDDEL; this is encoded by the coding sequence ATGGAAAAAACCTACACTATCGGCAACAAAACCTTCGTCCTCGACCAAGCCAAAGCAGAAGAAGCCTTTGCGGCGAAAAAGATCATCAACGGTCGCGATACCATGTTCTTCAACATCCTGCCACTGAAGTACCAGTGGGCCTACGATCTGTACAAGACGATGAAGAACAATCACTGGGAGCCGGAAGATATTCCCATGCAAAAGGACGTGGAGCTCTGGCGCAGCAATGACCTGCCGGATGTGGAGCGCTGGATCATCAAGATGGCGATCGGCTACTTTTCTGCGGCCGAGGGTATTGTCGGGGACAATATCCAGCACGTGACCCGTGAGTTGGTGACCGCTCCTGAGTTGAAGCTGGTGCTCGGCCGCCACGCTCACGAGGAAAACATCCACGCCGACTCCCTCGTTTACATGATCAGCTCGCTGGGCATCAATCCGCACGAGTGTGAGGCCATGTTTGAGGACATTCCGACGATTGAGAAGAAGACGGCCTTTGTGGTGAACAACTCGCGCTCGCTGCGTCGCGACATGAACCTCGATTCGACCGAGGACAAGCAAGCCTTTGCCAAGAACATGTTCATTTTCGGGCAATGCATGGAAGGTACCCAGTTCTACGGGCTTTTCGGAATGGTGCTGTCCCTCTACCGTCAGAACAAGTTCCCGGGAATCGGCCAGATGTTCCGCTACACCATGCGCGACGAGTCGAATCACATCGAGGTCTTCCGTAACCTGCTCATGGATCTGATTGAGGAGAATGAAGACGTCTGGACGCCGGCCTTTCGCGAAGAGCTGCGTGACTTGATGCGCGAAGCCGTGGCCCTGGAGCAGGAGTTTATTCGCGATTGCCTGCCGGTCAATGCCGTGGGCCTAAGTGCCGACGAATTCTGCCAATATATTGATTACATCGCCGACCGCCGCCTTGAGGGCGTGGGGCTCGCACCGCTCAAGCCGGGGACTTCCAATCCCTTCCCCTGGTTGGCCGAGATGATGGACATCAAGAAAGAGCAGAACTTCTTTGAAGGCCGCGTCACCGAATACCAGAAGGCTTCAGCCCTCGGTAGCATCGACGACGACGAGCTCTAA